In Methanofastidiosum sp., the following proteins share a genomic window:
- a CDS encoding UvrD-helicase domain-containing protein: protein MNPTLQGLNEKQREAVVSEDKRLLVLAGAGSGKTKTIIQKIMYLIFEQNVDPSEILAITFARNAANEMFDKLIIEADDKCEYKNIVYNKKITNKQKYEERKKYVSKYPWLNNLTVRTFHSLCFYILRNNGAKEFDNRFKILPDKEYGDTLGTYFQAPEDSKEILHKLILACASDKEYLLLLKRYILDHYVEELRLKVNTNYPNQYPRPYITLRGESVRSKSERYIADWLYRHNIDYEYESPLQISDYKANPDFFIPEANLYIEHVSNRSSPTALKEIDFKEAGKAYFKVFESMTVDINEFHRELEKVISPRIHKDITKLPALKFEEEFSGYHKELDRFVAELTSVIDKIKVEGRDFLEIYQKSQNDPHKRVKDFYILIEPIIKSFSDYCTYHSYLDFNDLIIKTIDLLNNYPDVKSIFQTKYKYILVDEFQDVNTLQVKLLKLLLTEETQLFCVGDDWQSIYGWRGSEVEYIVNFEKYFENSKIIKLDINYRSHDNIVSASSEVIKHNKFQIAKEIRSISKKGKKLYLYASKKESEDGVEKVVENIKQFLDNGYNREDILILYRKKRMFDPYKYELAKANIRVPSGTIHSAKGLEARVVFLIGLTSGLYGFPSVWGEDRIFQIIKETNYELRMEEERRLFYVAMTRAKEELFLITEIGNESSFIKEIPGEFIDRSNFLILNIINNDIPLVCSDCSNRIEDSFLFCPYCGKKLLNEKEDVQIPDEVKSVRLEDLIPKKSYQDRIDKLRMKHPRAYEKWESEEEAKLINLFNQGTSISDIAKVFERQNSAIRARLKKLGLIDEY from the coding sequence ATGAATCCTACTCTCCAAGGACTTAACGAAAAGCAGAGAGAAGCTGTTGTAAGTGAGGACAAACGGTTACTTGTCTTGGCCGGTGCAGGAAGTGGCAAGACAAAAACAATAATTCAAAAAATCATGTATCTTATTTTTGAACAGAATGTAGACCCTTCAGAGATTTTAGCCATTACATTTGCCAGAAACGCAGCAAATGAAATGTTTGATAAGTTAATTATTGAAGCCGATGATAAATGTGAGTACAAGAATATAGTATATAATAAAAAAATAACAAACAAGCAGAAATATGAGGAAAGAAAAAAATATGTATCAAAATATCCGTGGCTCAATAACTTAACAGTCAGAACTTTTCATAGTCTTTGTTTTTATATATTGAGAAATAATGGTGCCAAAGAATTTGATAATAGATTTAAAATTCTGCCAGATAAGGAATACGGTGATACACTAGGAACTTATTTTCAAGCACCTGAGGATTCTAAAGAAATCTTACATAAACTAATATTAGCTTGTGCTAGCGATAAAGAATATTTATTGTTATTAAAAAGGTATATTCTAGACCATTACGTTGAAGAATTAAGGTTAAAGGTAAATACTAATTACCCTAATCAATATCCACGGCCTTATATTACTCTAAGGGGCGAATCTGTAAGATCCAAATCTGAGAGATATATTGCAGATTGGCTTTATCGACACAATATAGATTATGAGTATGAATCACCCCTTCAAATATCGGATTATAAAGCAAATCCAGATTTTTTCATACCAGAAGCTAATCTCTACATCGAACACGTAAGCAATCGCAGCTCCCCAACGGCACTAAAGGAAATAGATTTCAAAGAAGCAGGCAAAGCTTATTTCAAAGTTTTTGAATCTATGACTGTCGATATAAATGAATTTCACAGAGAATTAGAGAAAGTTATTTCGCCAAGAATTCACAAAGATATTACAAAATTACCTGCCCTTAAGTTTGAAGAAGAGTTTTCAGGTTATCATAAGGAACTGGATAGATTTGTAGCGGAGTTAACTAGTGTAATAGATAAAATAAAAGTTGAGGGAAGAGATTTTTTAGAAATATATCAAAAATCTCAGAATGATCCGCATAAAAGAGTAAAAGATTTTTACATTCTTATAGAACCAATAATCAAAAGCTTCTCAGATTATTGTACTTATCATTCATATCTAGATTTTAACGATTTAATAATAAAAACGATTGACTTACTTAATAACTATCCTGACGTTAAAAGTATCTTCCAAACAAAATACAAATATATTCTAGTAGATGAGTTTCAGGATGTAAATACTCTCCAAGTAAAATTACTTAAACTATTATTGACAGAAGAAACACAATTATTTTGTGTAGGAGACGACTGGCAGAGCATTTATGGGTGGAGAGGTTCAGAAGTAGAATACATAGTTAACTTTGAAAAATATTTTGAAAACTCTAAAATCATAAAACTTGATATAAATTACAGGAGCCATGATAATATCGTTTCTGCTTCTAGTGAGGTTATAAAGCACAATAAATTTCAAATAGCTAAAGAAATACGCTCTATATCAAAAAAAGGAAAAAAACTTTATCTTTACGCATCAAAGAAAGAATCAGAAGACGGTGTCGAAAAGGTAGTAGAGAATATAAAGCAATTTTTAGATAACGGCTATAATCGTGAAGATATTTTAATTCTTTACAGAAAGAAACGAATGTTTGACCCATACAAATACGAACTAGCTAAAGCAAATATCAGAGTGCCCTCTGGAACGATTCATTCTGCCAAAGGCTTAGAAGCTAGAGTAGTATTTCTAATAGGATTAACTTCAGGCTTGTATGGATTTCCAAGTGTATGGGGAGAAGATCGAATATTCCAGATCATAAAAGAAACAAATTACGAGTTAAGGATGGAAGAAGAGCGAAGGCTTTTTTATGTGGCAATGACTAGAGCCAAGGAAGAGCTATTTTTGATAACTGAAATAGGCAACGAGTCTTCTTTCATAAAGGAAATACCTGGAGAATTTATCGATAGAAGTAACTTCTTGATATTAAATATAATAAATAATGATATCCCTTTAGTTTGCAGTGATTGTAGTAACAGGATAGAAGATAGTTTTTTGTTTTGCCCTTATTGTGGCAAGAAACTTCTTAATGAAAAAGAAGATGTACAAATCCCTGATGAAGTTAAATCTGTAAGGCTTGAAGATCTTATCCCGAAAAAATCTTATCAGGATAGAATAGATAAATTAAGAATGAAACACCCCAGAGCCTATGAGAAATGGGAGTCTGAAGAGGAAGCTAAATTGATTAATTTATTTAATCAAGGAACTTCAATAAGTGACATTGCTAAAGTTTTTGAAAGACAAAATAGTGCTATTAGAGCCAGACTAAAAAAGTTAGGATTAATTGATGAATACTAA